The Prevotella sp. E2-28 genome includes the window TTCTACAAGAGAAGTATCAGAATATAGATTTTGGTATCGACAAATTCAAGTAATTAGTCTCTAAGGCAGGGTGTCATTCCCTGCCACATATTCAACCACCCTCTTTATAGCATTATCTATCCTGCGTTGGTCGTGGGCTATATAACGCGCTGTGACGTGCTTACTCCATGAATGGCCAAGGCACTGGCCTATTGTCTGCTCTGAAATATCAAGGTCGTTGGCAGCGATAGAACCAAATGTGTAGCGTGCCGTATAGAGAGTAATGTCAGGGAACATTGGATGATATTCGAACTTTCTCAGTTTTCCGACCTTATCCATTACAATATCCTTCGTTCCAACCTTTTTAAGGGCTTCGTTGCATTTCTTGACAAAAGAATGGTAGTCTGAGCGACCGTCCATAAAACCTAACAGGAATCCGTCTTTGCTTGGGTATCTCTCTATGATACTCTGAGCCTCAATAACCAAAGGAAGAGTGATTGTCCGTATCTTCTTTGCGCCCTGCTTGTTGGTCTTGTGTCTTACGAATGACACATAGCCATTTCTTACCGCATCCTTACGCATTGTAAGCAAGTCCACAGGGTTTATACCTGCAAGGTAGAACGAGAGCATAAAGAAGTCAACGTATTTCTTCTGCCAATCTTCGCACGGATAGTCACGTAGTCTGCGCAGTTCCTCCACGCTGAGATTATTCGGCATCGTCTCTTCCTCTATAATTGAATAATTGACGAACGGATAGTTTGTTGTATAGCCGTTGGCTCTGCACCAATTAAATACGGCCCTGATGTTGCGCAGTTCTTTTCCTGCGCCATTGACGCTCATGCCGTTGTTGATACACTCCTGTCTGAACGATTC containing:
- a CDS encoding phage integrase SAM-like domain-containing protein codes for the protein MKVYSYVDMTRANADGSFPVYIIVKNQNGRFFVNTGMSTCDRLIGGRVFPKRDKQGQSKTSLLGKYIADVEALCLRYGLNEADNKELKATIQREVFGVAKKEKTLSLADYISKFAQTKRNATAVLYGITERKVRQHSPKIGLDTVSSDWLESFRQECINNGMSVNGAGKELRNIRAVFNWCRANGYTTNYPFVNYSIIEEETMPNNLSVEELRRLRDYPCEDWQKKYVDFFMLSFYLAGINPVDLLTMRKDAVRNGYVSFVRHKTNKQGAKKIRTITLPLVIEAQSIIERYPSKDGFLLGFMDGRSDYHSFVKKCNEALKKVGTKDIVMDKVGKLRKFEYHPMFPDITLYTARYTFGSIAANDLDISEQTIGQCLGHSWSKHVTARYIAHDQRRIDNAIKRVVEYVAGNDTLP